The Salegentibacter sp. Hel_I_6 region TACCGGTTGGGCTCAGGTTAATGGCAGGAATGCGATTAGCTGGACCAGGAAATTTGAATATGATGTTTGGTATGTAGAAAATCTTTCTTTTGGCCTGGATTTAAGTATTATTTTCAAAACAATTAAAAAAGTTGTGATTTCTGAGGGAATAAATACCGCCAACATGGCTACCACAGAAGCTTTTAACGGAAAAAATTAAAGATGAATATTTACGGAGCCAGCGGTCATGGAAAAGTAGTTTTTGATATTCTAAAAAGTAGAAATATCAAGATAGATTCAATTTTTGATGATAATGATAAAATTGAAAAATTTCTTGGTTTTAAAGTTACTCACGAACCAAATAAAGAACAACTAAAAATACCTTCAGTTTTTGCAATTGGAAATAATGTGATTAGAAAGCAGGTGGCTTGTAGGTTTACCGGTTTGATTTCTGAAGCGGTAAGTCATTCTTCCGCAATTATTTCTGAAGATATTGAGTTTGGATTAGGTACGGTTATTATGCCAGGAGCTATTATTAATGCAGGAACTACAATTGGAAAACATTGTATTGTAAATTCCGGTGCGGTTGTTGAGCACGATGTGCAGCTTGAAGATTTTGTGCATATAGCACCAAATTCTG contains the following coding sequences:
- a CDS encoding acetyltransferase, giving the protein MNIYGASGHGKVVFDILKSRNIKIDSIFDDNDKIEKFLGFKVTHEPNKEQLKIPSVFAIGNNVIRKQVACRFTGLISEAVSHSSAIISEDIEFGLGTVIMPGAIINAGTTIGKHCIVNSGAVVEHDVQLEDFVHIAPNSVVTGNVSIGEGTQIGAGASVIPGIKIGKWASIGAGAVIVKDIPDFAVVVGNPGKIIKYLNE